In one Canis lupus dingo isolate Sandy chromosome 16, ASM325472v2, whole genome shotgun sequence genomic region, the following are encoded:
- the LOC125752662 gene encoding olfactory receptor 2A5-like, with protein sequence MGSNQSWVTEFVLVGFQLSAEMEVLLFWIFSLLYIFSLLANGVILGLIRLDLRLHTPMYFFLSHLAVIDMSYASNNVPKMLVNLVNQKRTISFVPCVMQTFLYLGFAATECLVLVVMSYDRYVAICHPLQYTVIMSWRLCMVLAVTSWVFSFLLALVHLILILRLPFCGPHEINHFFCEILSVLKLACADTRLNQVVIFGTCVFILVGPLCLVLVSYSCILFAILRIQSGEGRRKAFSTCSSHLCVVGLYFGSAIVMYMAPKSNHPEEQQKILSLFYSLFNPMLNPLIYSLRNTEVKGALRRALYRHRHI encoded by the coding sequence ATGGGAAGCAACCAGTCATGGGTCACAGAATTTGTCTTGGTGGGGTTCCAGCTCAGTGCAGAGATGGAAGTGCTCCTCTTCTGGATCTTCTCCCTCTTGTATATCTTCAGTCTGCTGGCAAATGGCGTGATCTTGGGACTCATCCGTCTGGACCTGAGACtgcacacccccatgtacttcttcctctcaCACCTGGCTGTCATCGACATGTCCTATGCCTCCAACAATGTCCCCAAGATGTTGGTAAACTTAGTGAATCAGAAGAGAACCATCTCTTTTGTTCCCTGCGTAATGCAGACATTTCTGTACCTGGGTTTTGCTGCTACAGAGTGCCTGGTTTTGGTGGTGATGTCCTATGACAGGTACGTGGCCATCTGCCACCCCCTCCAGTACACTGTTATCATGAGCTGGAGACTGTGCATGGTCCTGGCTGTCACTTCTTGGGTGTTTAGCTTCCTCTTGGCCCTCGTCCATTTAATTCTCATCCTGAGGCTGCCCTTCTGTGGGCCTCATGAAATCAACCACTTCTTCTGTGAAATCTTATCTGTCCTCAAGCTGGCCTGTGCTGACACTAGGCTCAACCAAGTGGTCATCTTTGGGACCTGTGTGTTTATCTTAGTGGGGCCTCTCTGCTTGGTGCTGGTGTCCTACTCATGCATCCTGTTTGCCATCCTGAGGATCCAGTCTGGGGAAGGCCGCAGAAaggccttctccacctgctcctcccacctctgCGTGGTGGGGCTCTACTTTGGCAGCGCCATTGTCATGTACATGGCCCCCAAATCCAACCACCCAGAGGAGCAGCAGAAGATCCTTTCCCTGTTTTATAGCCTTTTCAACCCTATGCTGAACCCACTGATCTACAGTCTGAGGAACACAGAGGTGAAGGGTGCCCTGAGGAGAGCCTTATACAGGCATAGGCATATATGA
- the LOC112651021 gene encoding olfactory receptor 2A14-like — protein MGGNQTWITEVILLGFQVDPALELLLFGLFCLFYTLTLLGNGVILGLICLDARLHSPMYFFLTHLAIVDMSYASNNVPKMLANLVNLKRTISFVPCIMQTFLYLAFAHIECLILVVMSYDRFVAICHPLHYTVTMNWRMCTVLASTSWVFSFLLALVHLILILRLPFCGPHEINHFFCEILSVLKLACADTRLNQVVIFAACVFILVGPLCLVLVSYSRILFAILRIQSGEGRRKAFSTSSSHLCVVGLFFGSAIVMYMAPKSNHPEEQQKILSLFYSLFNPMLNPLIYSLRNTEVKGALRRVLYRQRHI, from the coding sequence ATGGGAGGCAACCAGACATGGATCACAGAAGTCATCCTGCTGGGATTCCAGGTCGATCCAGCACTGGAGCTCCTTCTCTTTggacttttctgtcttttctataCCCTCACCCTTCTGGGAAATGGAGTCATCTTAGGGCTTATCTGCTTAGACGCTAGACTGCACagccccatgtacttcttcctcactCACCTGGCAATTGTTGACATGTCCTACGCCTCCAATAATGTCCCCAAGATGCTGGCAAATCTTGTGAATCTGAAAAGAACCATATCCTTTGTTCCTTGCATCATGCAGACTTTTCTGTATCTGGCTTTTGCTCACATAGAGTGCCTGATTTTGGTTGTGATGTCCTATGACAGGTTTGTGGCAATCTGCCATCCTCTACATTACACTGTCACCATGAACTGGAGAATGTGCACAGTCTTAGCCAGCACTTCTTGGGTTTTTAGCTTCCTCTTGGCTCTCGTCCATTTAATTCTCATCTTGAGGCTGCCCTTCTGTGGGCCTCATGAAATCAACCACTTCTTCTGTGAAATCCTGTCTGTCCTCAAGCTGGCCTGTGCTGACACTAGGCTCAACCAAGTGGTCATCTTTGCTGCCTGTGTGTTTATCTTAGTGGGACCTCTCTGCTTGGTGCTGGTGTCCTACTCACGCATCCTGTTTGCCATCCTGAGAATCCAGTCTGGGGAAGGCCGCAGAAAGGCCTTCTCCACCAGTTCCTCCCACCTCTGTGTGGTGGGGCTCTTCTTTGGCAGCGCCATTGTCATGTACATGGCCCCCAAATCCAACCACCCTGAGGAGCAGCAGAAGATCCTTTCCCTGTTTTATAGCCTTTTCAACCCTATGCTGAACCCACTGATCTACAGTCTGAGGAACACAGAGGTGAAGGGTGCCCTGAGGAGAGTCTTATACAGGCAGAGGCATATATGA